In a single window of the Drosophila subpulchrella strain 33 F10 #4 breed RU33 chromosome X, RU_Dsub_v1.1 Primary Assembly, whole genome shotgun sequence genome:
- the LOC119557730 gene encoding ubiquitin carboxyl-terminal hydrolase 45 isoform X1, producing the protein MWQSRSCSQISSLIAFFERRAHKEAKAKQLLAMVKKRQTDSHDHESSTDSGDEDVHHRNTLTGSAGQADGAAPTFASCQHIKKAVDATRLRRLLKSTGLLYECLQCQKLGKTAAEGGGASGSGGDHGDFEFDSTLWLCLKCGSQLCGRARHKHALEHYKTPHSDSHALAMNTRSFDIWCYECDMKICSNLRKNLLECVELVKRLAQKPPTNTATPSPPTISYIEQKIKTTLEHLTPMVPMTGGSFDDSGGGGAMAVCSGGGGQVAIPMPPPPPNSGQSPSGSLTSVPGMAKRVGQPIATVGVNNADRRLLALETPRNELDRLPRVRGLTNLGNTCFFNAVMQCLAQTPFLLSVLRELSEPGEEFVLPGGTFKLKDKGDIELPMIKGTLSSWGGLTSALANALEELQAGGSVFTPSRLFDKLCVKCPQFTGGDQHDAHELLRQLLESVRNEDLKRYQRVILQNLGYKDQDINSVSEEMRQKCKIYGNQAGDRILRPEQVFRGFLVSTLTCQDCHSVSSRHEYFLDMSLPVAVEKPQPPQRRKPSPELSIVASSSSVSSTQTPSQTSINTKFSDGSVNFTASSSSFFLHADQEASLGPSKSQVKKEKERERKAKRAAKHQRHKQAQKLNLKLNGNDGGNGLADSGEHSAPLASLGAGDGQANDGLEQPKDQTEDTTSSSVTTSEHSDADVEDNLVEDAAPASTNASTQVPTKFYTDSNGNAQPMGEKRDDTPEHMDKDSLEEDENDSGIATSPAPTATNCITSSNAANGASTTGNNNSGSSGSSGVPKETSAPASLVSAGLSEKGASLIRQISGGAEQGVLNGTAGDDGGDQAASQPEKTPSPTKIQTQSQAQAQALAQAQARAKRVRTQSYSDWSTTIAPRYQCEDGECSVQSCLNNFTAVELMTGQNKVGCDSCTLRINGSDPKAKSVNTNATKQLLVSSPPAVLILHLKRFQLGPRCIFRKLTRPVSYPNLLDIAAFCGSKVKNLPNIDRKQKKLLYALYGVVEHSGGMYGGHYTAYVKVRPKVTPEDKRWKFLPHGSKAELDQDDDQLKKLEELLAKEKARDLHLHALDDSDDFTNSSSNSSTSDEGNVPTTPLEEQQSPQEEAANVQAPPGKWYYVSDSRVQEVSEDTALKAQAYLLFYERIY; encoded by the exons ATGTGGCAGTCCCGTTCCTGCTCCCAGATTTCCAGCCTGATTGCCTTCTTCGAAA GACGCGCCCACAAGGAGGCCAAGGCCAAGCAGCTGCTCGCCATGGTGAAGAAGCGTCAGACGGACAGCCACGATCACGAGAGCTCCACGGACTCCGGCGATGAGGATGTGCACCACCGGAACACGCTCACCGGCTCCGCCGGCCAGGCGGACGGGGCGGCGCCCACCTTCGCCAGCTGCCAGCACATCAAAAAGGCGGTGGACGCCACCCGGTTGCGGCGTCTTCTGAAGTCGACGGGCCTGCTCTACGAGTGTCTACAGTGCCAGAAGCTGGGGAAGACGGCCGCGGAGGGAGGAGGCGCATCCGGTTCTGGTGGAGACCACGGGGACTTTGAGTTCGACAGCACGCTGTGGTTGTGCCTTAAGTGCGGGAGCCAGCTGTGCGGGAGAGCCCGGCACAAGCACGCCCTGGAACACTACAAG ACACCTCACTCGGACTCGCATGCCTTGGCTATGAACACGCGGTCCTTCGACATCTGGTGCTACGAGTGTGACATGAAGATCTGCTCCAATCTGCGCAAGAACCTACTCGAGTGCGTGGAGCTGGTCAAACGGCTGGCCCAAAAGCCGCCCACTAACACAGCCACGCCCAGTCCGCCCACCATTAGCTACATCGAGCAGAAGATAAAGACCACACTGGAGCACCTCACGCCCATGGTGCCCATGACGGGAGGATCCTTCGACGACTCCGGCGGAGGAGGGGCCATGGCGGTGTGCTCGGGCGGAGGCGGTCAGGTGGCCATTCcgatgccgccgccgccgcccaaCTCAGGACAATCCCCCTCAGGTTCGCTGACTAGTGTGCCGGGAATGGCCAAGAGGGTTGGCCAGCCCATCGCCACCGTCGGCGTCAACAACGCGGACAGGCGACTTCTAGCCTTGGAGACGCCGCGCAACGAACTGGACCGACTGCCCAGGGTGCGCGGGCTCACCAACCTGGGCAATACTTGCTTTTTCAATGCGGTGATGCAGTGCCTCGCCCAGACGCCGTTCCTACTCAGTGTGCTGAGGGAGCTGTCGGAGCCCGGCGAAGA ATTCGTACTGCCCGGAGGAACCTTCAAGCTTAAGGACAAGGGCGACATCGAGCTGCCCATGATCAAGGGCACCCTATCCTCCTGGGGCGGGCTCACCTCTGCGTTGGCCAATGCCCTCGAGGAGCTCCAGGCGGGAGGCAGTGTCTTCACGCCCAGCAGACTCTTTGACAAGCTGTGCGTGAAGTGTCCGCAGTTCACGGGCGGCGACCAGCATGATGCCCACGAGCTGTTGCGCCAGCTCCTGGAAAGCGTGCGGAACGAAGATCTGAAGCGCTACCAGCGCGTGATTCTGCAGAACCTCGGCTACAAGGACCAGGACATCAACAGTGTCTCGGAGGAGATGCGACAGAAGTGCAAGATCTACGGCAACCAGGCCGGAGACCGCATTCTGCGCCCGGAGCAGGTATTCCGCGGCTTCCTCGTATCCACGCTCACTTGCCAAGACTGCCACAGCGTTTCTTCGCGGCACGAGTACTTCTTGGATATGTCGCTGCCCGTCGCGGTGGAGAAGCCCCAACCGCCTCAGCGCCGAAAGCCGAGCCCGGAGCTCTCCATTGTGGCCAGCAGCTCCAGCGTCAGCTCTACCCAGACGCCCAGTCAAACGTCGATCAACACCAAGTTCTCGGATGGCAGCGTAAACTTTACAGCCTCGTCGTCGTCCTTCTTTCTGCACGCCGATCAGGAGGCATCTCTGGGCCCCTCCAAGTCGCAGGTAAAGAAGGAAAAGGAGCGGGAGCGCAAGGCCAAGCGCGCGGCCAAGCACCAGCGCCACAAACAGGCCCAGAAGTTGAACCTCAAGTTGAACGGGAATGATGGCGGAAATGGTTTAGCCGACTCCGGTGAACATAGCGCTCCTTTGGCCTCCCTGGGTGCCGGCGATGGCCAGGCCAACGATGGCCTTGAACAGCCCAAGGACCAGACCGAGGACACAACCTCGTCCAGTGTGACTACCTCGGAGCACTCCGATGCCGATGTGGAGGATAATCTAGTGGAGGATGCCGCCCCCGCGTCGACCAATGCGTCGACCCAAGTTCCGACCAAGTTCTACACGGACAGCAACGGCAATGCCCAGCCGATGGGTGAAAAGCGCGACGACACGCCGGAACACATGGACAAGGATTCTCTCGAGGAGGACGAAAACG ACTCTGGCATTGCCACCAGTCCTGCACCCACTGCTACCAACTGTATTACAAGCAGCAATGCCGCCAACGGCGCTAGTACCACAGGCAACAACAACTCGGGCTCCTCTGGATCATCGGGCGTCCCGAAGGAAACCTCTGCGCCAGCGAGCCTGGTCAGTGCAGGCCTCTCGGAGAAGGGTGCCTCCCTGATCCGCCAGATCTCGGGGGGCGCCGAGCAGGGCGTCCTTAATGGAACTGCAGGGGATGATGGAGGGGACCAGGCGGCCTCGCAGCCAGAGAAGACCCCAAGCCCGACCAAAATCCAGACCCAGAGCCAGGCCCAGGCCCAGGCCTTGGCACAAGCTCAAGCCCGCGCGAAGCGGGTGCGCACGCAGAGCTACTCGGACTGGAGCACTACGATAGCGCCGCGCTACCAGTGCGAGGATGGGGAGTGCTCGGTGCAGTCCTGCTTAAACAACTTCACTGCCGTCGAGCTGATGACGGGCCAAAACAAGGTGGGATGCGACAGCTGCACGCTGCGCATCAACGGCAGCGACCCGAAGGCCAAGTCGGTGAACACCAATGCCACCAAGCAGCTACTGGTCTCCAGTCCTCCGGCGGTGCTCATTCTTCACTTGAAGCGCTTCCAGCTGGGACCGCGCTGCATCTTTCGCAAGCTGACTCGCCCTGTGAGCTATCCCAATCTGCTGGACATTGCCGCCTTTTGCGGCTCCAAGGTCAAGAACTTGCCGAACATCGATCGCAAGCAGAAGAAGCTACTGTACGCGTTGTACGGCGTTGTGGAGCACTCCGGCGGGATGTATGGCGGACACTATACGGCGTACGTGAAGGTGCGGCCAAAGGTGACGCCGGAAGACAAACGGTGGAAGTTCCTCCCGCACGGTAGTAAGGCGGAGCTGGATCAGGACGACGACCAACTCAAGAAACTGGAGGAGCTGCTTGCCAAGGAGAAGGCGCGCGACCTACACCTGCACGCGCTGGACGACAGCGACGACTTCACCAACTCTAGCAGCAACTCGTCCACCTCCGACGAGGGCAATGTCCCGACCACACCGCTCGAGGAGCAGCAGTCGCCGCAGGAAGAGGCAGCTAACGTGCAGGCACCGCCCGGCAAATGGTATTACGTGTCCGACTCACGTGTCCAGGAAGTCAGCGAGGACACGGCGCTGAAGGCCCAAGCATATCTGCTTTTCTACGAGCGCATATACTAG
- the LOC119557730 gene encoding ubiquitin carboxyl-terminal hydrolase 45 isoform X2 codes for MVKKRQTDSHDHESSTDSGDEDVHHRNTLTGSAGQADGAAPTFASCQHIKKAVDATRLRRLLKSTGLLYECLQCQKLGKTAAEGGGASGSGGDHGDFEFDSTLWLCLKCGSQLCGRARHKHALEHYKTPHSDSHALAMNTRSFDIWCYECDMKICSNLRKNLLECVELVKRLAQKPPTNTATPSPPTISYIEQKIKTTLEHLTPMVPMTGGSFDDSGGGGAMAVCSGGGGQVAIPMPPPPPNSGQSPSGSLTSVPGMAKRVGQPIATVGVNNADRRLLALETPRNELDRLPRVRGLTNLGNTCFFNAVMQCLAQTPFLLSVLRELSEPGEEFVLPGGTFKLKDKGDIELPMIKGTLSSWGGLTSALANALEELQAGGSVFTPSRLFDKLCVKCPQFTGGDQHDAHELLRQLLESVRNEDLKRYQRVILQNLGYKDQDINSVSEEMRQKCKIYGNQAGDRILRPEQVFRGFLVSTLTCQDCHSVSSRHEYFLDMSLPVAVEKPQPPQRRKPSPELSIVASSSSVSSTQTPSQTSINTKFSDGSVNFTASSSSFFLHADQEASLGPSKSQVKKEKERERKAKRAAKHQRHKQAQKLNLKLNGNDGGNGLADSGEHSAPLASLGAGDGQANDGLEQPKDQTEDTTSSSVTTSEHSDADVEDNLVEDAAPASTNASTQVPTKFYTDSNGNAQPMGEKRDDTPEHMDKDSLEEDENDSGIATSPAPTATNCITSSNAANGASTTGNNNSGSSGSSGVPKETSAPASLVSAGLSEKGASLIRQISGGAEQGVLNGTAGDDGGDQAASQPEKTPSPTKIQTQSQAQAQALAQAQARAKRVRTQSYSDWSTTIAPRYQCEDGECSVQSCLNNFTAVELMTGQNKVGCDSCTLRINGSDPKAKSVNTNATKQLLVSSPPAVLILHLKRFQLGPRCIFRKLTRPVSYPNLLDIAAFCGSKVKNLPNIDRKQKKLLYALYGVVEHSGGMYGGHYTAYVKVRPKVTPEDKRWKFLPHGSKAELDQDDDQLKKLEELLAKEKARDLHLHALDDSDDFTNSSSNSSTSDEGNVPTTPLEEQQSPQEEAANVQAPPGKWYYVSDSRVQEVSEDTALKAQAYLLFYERIY; via the exons ATGGTGAAGAAGCGTCAGACGGACAGCCACGATCACGAGAGCTCCACGGACTCCGGCGATGAGGATGTGCACCACCGGAACACGCTCACCGGCTCCGCCGGCCAGGCGGACGGGGCGGCGCCCACCTTCGCCAGCTGCCAGCACATCAAAAAGGCGGTGGACGCCACCCGGTTGCGGCGTCTTCTGAAGTCGACGGGCCTGCTCTACGAGTGTCTACAGTGCCAGAAGCTGGGGAAGACGGCCGCGGAGGGAGGAGGCGCATCCGGTTCTGGTGGAGACCACGGGGACTTTGAGTTCGACAGCACGCTGTGGTTGTGCCTTAAGTGCGGGAGCCAGCTGTGCGGGAGAGCCCGGCACAAGCACGCCCTGGAACACTACAAG ACACCTCACTCGGACTCGCATGCCTTGGCTATGAACACGCGGTCCTTCGACATCTGGTGCTACGAGTGTGACATGAAGATCTGCTCCAATCTGCGCAAGAACCTACTCGAGTGCGTGGAGCTGGTCAAACGGCTGGCCCAAAAGCCGCCCACTAACACAGCCACGCCCAGTCCGCCCACCATTAGCTACATCGAGCAGAAGATAAAGACCACACTGGAGCACCTCACGCCCATGGTGCCCATGACGGGAGGATCCTTCGACGACTCCGGCGGAGGAGGGGCCATGGCGGTGTGCTCGGGCGGAGGCGGTCAGGTGGCCATTCcgatgccgccgccgccgcccaaCTCAGGACAATCCCCCTCAGGTTCGCTGACTAGTGTGCCGGGAATGGCCAAGAGGGTTGGCCAGCCCATCGCCACCGTCGGCGTCAACAACGCGGACAGGCGACTTCTAGCCTTGGAGACGCCGCGCAACGAACTGGACCGACTGCCCAGGGTGCGCGGGCTCACCAACCTGGGCAATACTTGCTTTTTCAATGCGGTGATGCAGTGCCTCGCCCAGACGCCGTTCCTACTCAGTGTGCTGAGGGAGCTGTCGGAGCCCGGCGAAGA ATTCGTACTGCCCGGAGGAACCTTCAAGCTTAAGGACAAGGGCGACATCGAGCTGCCCATGATCAAGGGCACCCTATCCTCCTGGGGCGGGCTCACCTCTGCGTTGGCCAATGCCCTCGAGGAGCTCCAGGCGGGAGGCAGTGTCTTCACGCCCAGCAGACTCTTTGACAAGCTGTGCGTGAAGTGTCCGCAGTTCACGGGCGGCGACCAGCATGATGCCCACGAGCTGTTGCGCCAGCTCCTGGAAAGCGTGCGGAACGAAGATCTGAAGCGCTACCAGCGCGTGATTCTGCAGAACCTCGGCTACAAGGACCAGGACATCAACAGTGTCTCGGAGGAGATGCGACAGAAGTGCAAGATCTACGGCAACCAGGCCGGAGACCGCATTCTGCGCCCGGAGCAGGTATTCCGCGGCTTCCTCGTATCCACGCTCACTTGCCAAGACTGCCACAGCGTTTCTTCGCGGCACGAGTACTTCTTGGATATGTCGCTGCCCGTCGCGGTGGAGAAGCCCCAACCGCCTCAGCGCCGAAAGCCGAGCCCGGAGCTCTCCATTGTGGCCAGCAGCTCCAGCGTCAGCTCTACCCAGACGCCCAGTCAAACGTCGATCAACACCAAGTTCTCGGATGGCAGCGTAAACTTTACAGCCTCGTCGTCGTCCTTCTTTCTGCACGCCGATCAGGAGGCATCTCTGGGCCCCTCCAAGTCGCAGGTAAAGAAGGAAAAGGAGCGGGAGCGCAAGGCCAAGCGCGCGGCCAAGCACCAGCGCCACAAACAGGCCCAGAAGTTGAACCTCAAGTTGAACGGGAATGATGGCGGAAATGGTTTAGCCGACTCCGGTGAACATAGCGCTCCTTTGGCCTCCCTGGGTGCCGGCGATGGCCAGGCCAACGATGGCCTTGAACAGCCCAAGGACCAGACCGAGGACACAACCTCGTCCAGTGTGACTACCTCGGAGCACTCCGATGCCGATGTGGAGGATAATCTAGTGGAGGATGCCGCCCCCGCGTCGACCAATGCGTCGACCCAAGTTCCGACCAAGTTCTACACGGACAGCAACGGCAATGCCCAGCCGATGGGTGAAAAGCGCGACGACACGCCGGAACACATGGACAAGGATTCTCTCGAGGAGGACGAAAACG ACTCTGGCATTGCCACCAGTCCTGCACCCACTGCTACCAACTGTATTACAAGCAGCAATGCCGCCAACGGCGCTAGTACCACAGGCAACAACAACTCGGGCTCCTCTGGATCATCGGGCGTCCCGAAGGAAACCTCTGCGCCAGCGAGCCTGGTCAGTGCAGGCCTCTCGGAGAAGGGTGCCTCCCTGATCCGCCAGATCTCGGGGGGCGCCGAGCAGGGCGTCCTTAATGGAACTGCAGGGGATGATGGAGGGGACCAGGCGGCCTCGCAGCCAGAGAAGACCCCAAGCCCGACCAAAATCCAGACCCAGAGCCAGGCCCAGGCCCAGGCCTTGGCACAAGCTCAAGCCCGCGCGAAGCGGGTGCGCACGCAGAGCTACTCGGACTGGAGCACTACGATAGCGCCGCGCTACCAGTGCGAGGATGGGGAGTGCTCGGTGCAGTCCTGCTTAAACAACTTCACTGCCGTCGAGCTGATGACGGGCCAAAACAAGGTGGGATGCGACAGCTGCACGCTGCGCATCAACGGCAGCGACCCGAAGGCCAAGTCGGTGAACACCAATGCCACCAAGCAGCTACTGGTCTCCAGTCCTCCGGCGGTGCTCATTCTTCACTTGAAGCGCTTCCAGCTGGGACCGCGCTGCATCTTTCGCAAGCTGACTCGCCCTGTGAGCTATCCCAATCTGCTGGACATTGCCGCCTTTTGCGGCTCCAAGGTCAAGAACTTGCCGAACATCGATCGCAAGCAGAAGAAGCTACTGTACGCGTTGTACGGCGTTGTGGAGCACTCCGGCGGGATGTATGGCGGACACTATACGGCGTACGTGAAGGTGCGGCCAAAGGTGACGCCGGAAGACAAACGGTGGAAGTTCCTCCCGCACGGTAGTAAGGCGGAGCTGGATCAGGACGACGACCAACTCAAGAAACTGGAGGAGCTGCTTGCCAAGGAGAAGGCGCGCGACCTACACCTGCACGCGCTGGACGACAGCGACGACTTCACCAACTCTAGCAGCAACTCGTCCACCTCCGACGAGGGCAATGTCCCGACCACACCGCTCGAGGAGCAGCAGTCGCCGCAGGAAGAGGCAGCTAACGTGCAGGCACCGCCCGGCAAATGGTATTACGTGTCCGACTCACGTGTCCAGGAAGTCAGCGAGGACACGGCGCTGAAGGCCCAAGCATATCTGCTTTTCTACGAGCGCATATACTAG
- the LOC119557733 gene encoding lysozyme has product MRAALFGSWFWLGLGLGLLLVSDSGVVFAKRFLRCELARKLIEQHGFERSLLSNWICLLEHESELETSRTTTNPNGSRNYGLFQINSRFCQEGRRGGTCNVKCEDLLDENLRESAACAKRIQTSDGFRHWAGWQRYCRNTQNLPNLKVICGI; this is encoded by the exons ATGAGAGCTGCATTATTCGGATCGTGGTTCTGgctgggattgggattgggactgCTCCTGGTCAGCGATTCCGGCGTAGTTTTTGCCAAGCGGTTTCTGCGCTGCGAACTGGCCCGCAAATTGATCGAACAACATGGTTTCGAACGAAGTCTGCTTTCCAATT GGATCTGTTTGCTGGAGCACGAGAGCGAACTGGAGACCAGCAGAACCACCACGAATCCGAATGGATCTCGCAACTACGGATTGTTTCAAATCAACAGCAGATTCTGTCAAGAGGGAAGGCGCGGCGGCACCTGCAATGTTAAGTGCGAAG ATCTTCTGGATGAAAATTTAAGGGAGTCCGCAGCTTGTGCCAAGCGCATTCAGACTTCGGATGGTTTTCGTCACTGGGCGGGATGGCAACGGTACTGCCGAAACACCCAGAATCTGCCTAATCTTAAAGTCATCTGTGGGATTTAA
- the LOC119557732 gene encoding hornerin has product MSELAKQQEQDREQAPQELIDCDIDFEEVPREEAPRQREERVPARSSDKRYSKAFKKVVKVQRMLEQAMILLAEEEARCQEQGSKKGKKPHKKQAKKDKKQAKKQAKKQAKEREEQQEQQGAGEEPSNSSSSSSSSSSSSSSSSSSSSSSSEDEEVNFYGYGWGRNPWRRGPHGHHGFGHRHGHGIGHKHGHKHGNKHGHGPHHHGRHRRHHLGPHHHYGHHHMGPHFGPPHHFDFDRRSYQGPWQDQCQFFRSMGLPWALDNPAACRRSRSLPRFEHDHRGDLGLGFGFGPGYGHGNGHPGRPFGRRVERSPSRSGCPRKSRGRRSRSTSSSSSSSSSSSSSSSSSSEEKKDKKRGKGKGRKQRSSSSSSSSSSSSSDSQVQRRHGPPHGHRHHGGRGHHHGPHHGPHHGPHHGPHHGPHHGPHRGPHHGPHHGPHHGPHHGPHHWFGQEFPFSQGERTERPPHEHHGNPGQSFGPPADFLGRRGRSLSQSHCLKENRERSKSRGQEKNEKAENQNCSGKENSKKGKKKHGKHGKHGHGHHGHHRG; this is encoded by the coding sequence ATGAGCGAGTTGGCCAAACAGCAGGAGCAGGATCGGGAGCAGGCTCCCCAGGAGCTGATCGACTGCGACATTGACTTTGAGGAGGTGCCCAGGGAGGAGGCGCCCAGGCAGCGGGAGGAGAGAGTGCCGGCCAGGTCCTCGGACAAGCGGTACTCCAAGGCCTTCaagaaggtggtcaaggtgcaGCGCATGCTGGAGCAGGCCATGATCCTGCTGGCCGAGGAGGAGGCCAGGTGCCAGGAGCAGGGCTCCAAGAAGGGAAAGAAACCGCACAAGAAGCAGGCCAAGAAGGACAAGAAGCAGGCAAAGAAGCAGGCCAAGAAGCAGGCCAAGGAGAgggaggagcagcaggagcagcaggggGCAGGGGAAGAGCCGTCGAACTCCTCCTCCAGCTCCTCCAGTTCCAGCTCGTCCAGTTCCAGTTCCAGTTCGagctccagctccagctccgAGGACGAAGAGGTCAACTTCTACGGCTACGGCTGGGGTCGCAATCCCTGGCGACGAGGACCACATGGCCACCATGGTTTTGGCCACAGGCATGGTCACGGTATTGGCCACAAACATGGCCACAAGCATGGCAACAAGCATGGTCATGGACCGCATCACCATGGCCGACATCGCCGCCACCATCTGGGACCCCACCACCACTACGGGCACCACCACATGGGACCCCACTTTGGACCGCCCCACCATTTTGACTTCGATCGGAGGTCCTACCAGGGACCTTGGCAGGATCAGTGCCAGTTTTTTCGGTCGATGGGCCTGCCGTGGGCCCTGGACAATCCCGCGGCCTGCCGGAGGAGCCGATCGCTGCCTAGATTTGAGCACGACCATCGTGGAGATCTCGGACTCGGATTCGGATTTGGACCCGGATACGGACACGGAAATGGCCACCCGGGTCGACCATTTGGCCGTCGAGTAGAGAGATCCCCATCCCGTTCTGGCTGCCCCAGGAAGTCCCGGGGCAGAAGGTCCAGGTCTACTTCCAGTTCCAGTTCCAGTTCCAGTTCCAGCTCTAGCTCTAGCTCCAGTTCTTCCGAGGAGAAGAAGGACAAAAAGAGGGGCAAGGGCAAGGGCAGGAAGCAGCGCTCCTCCTCCAGCTCTTCTTCGAGCTCCAGCTCCAGTTCGGACAGCCAAGTGCAGAGAAGGCATGGACCTCCCCATGGGCACCGTCATCATGGAGGTCGCGGCCACCATCATGGCCCACACCATGGCCCACACCATGGCCCGCACCATGGGCCACACCATGGCCCACACCATGGCCCACACCGTGGCCCACACCATGGTCCACATCATGGTCCACACCATGGTCCACACCATGGCCCCCATCATTGGTTTGGACAGGAGTTTCCCTTTTCCCAAGGAGAACGTACTGAACGACCACCCCATGAACACCACGGTAATCCAGGACAGTCTTTTGGACCACCAGCCGACTTTCTTGGTCGTCGCGGTCGTTCACTATCCCAGTCCCACTGCCTCAAGGAAAACCGGGAGAGATCAAAGTCCCGTGGTCAGGAAAAGAACGAGAAGGCCGAGAATCAAAACTGCTCTGGCAAGGAAAACAGCaagaagggcaaaaagaagcaCGGAAAACATGGAAAACATGGTCATGGACATCATGGACACCATCGTGGTTAG